The following coding sequences are from one Cyprinus carpio isolate SPL01 chromosome A24, ASM1834038v1, whole genome shotgun sequence window:
- the LOC109106291 gene encoding C-C chemokine receptor type 1-like: protein MIQIFAVVDRHTSSVAASPISPAFHLNKLAQSCRLLAATKMETPNTTPDVYEDYSLMTSRIVQCNTIIINNFIQHFLPPFYYVIFIASILGNGVVLLVLYKFEKLNTVTNIFLINLLVSNLIFTLTLPFQAVHHSDQWIFGEALCKLVNGADYLGFYSSILFLTLMTFDRYLAVVHCVVANKRRRSCYAVVLSAVVWIISVLTSLEPFIHFTVEEYPMEGLVCEDSSDAQWKVFSLYKQFVLFFILPLIVFVYCYFRITLTVLATRMVDKHRTVWLIFIIVLMFFTFWSPYNIILMINENQDPKQCNSSLLYAQYVTSNIARLYFCINPLFYTFLGRKFQNHVRGMLVNQVPCLSDRISVSTSSRTLAKD, encoded by the coding sequence ATGATTCAGATTTTTGCAGTTGTAGACAGACACACATCCTCTGTTGCTGCTTCACCTATTTCTCCAGCCTTTCATTTGAATAAACTCGCTCAGTCCTGCAGATTGTTGGCAGCCACCAAGATGGAAACGCCTAACACAACGCCGGACGTTTATGAAGACTATTCGCTGATGACCAGCAGAATCGTTCAGTGCAacaccatcatcatcaacaacTTCATCCAACATTTTCTTCCACCCTTCTACTACGTCATCTTCATCGCCAGCATACTGGGCAACGGAGTGGTTCTGCTCGTCCTCTACAAGTTTGAAAAGCTCAACACGGTCACAAATATATTCCTCATCAACCTGCTGGTCTCCAACCTCATCTTCACCCTCACGCTCCCGTTTCAAGCCGTTCACCACTCGGACCAGTGGATCTTCGGAGAAGCTCTTTGTAAGCTGGTGAACGGCGCAGACTATCTGGGCTTCTACAGCTCCATCCTCTTCCTCACCCTCATGACGTTCGACCGATATCTGGCCGTGGTGCATTGTGTGGTCGCCAACAAACGACGCAGAAGCTGCTACGCTGTGGTGCTGTCGGCAGTCGTCTGGATCATTAGTGTCCTCACTAGCCTCGAACCCTTCATCCATTTCACCGTTGAAGAGTATCCGATGGAAGGACTGGTGTGTGAAGACTCCAGCGATGCTCAGTGGAAGGTCTTCAGTCTCTATAagcagtttgtgttgttttttatccTGCCGTTGATTGTATTCGTCTACTGCTACTTCAGGATAACGCTGACCGTCCTGGCCACGCGGATGGTAGACAAACATCGCACCGTGTGGCTCATATTCATCATCGTCCTGATGTTTTTCACATTCTGGAGCCCGTATAACATAATACTGATGATCAATGAGAATCAAGATCCTAAACAGTGTAATAGCAGCCTCTTGTATGCACAGTACGTCACTAGTAACATCGCTCGCTTGTATTTCTGCATTAACCCTTTATTTTACACCTTTCTGGGAAGGAAGTTTCAGAATCATGTGCGAGGCATGTTAGTGAATCAGGTTCCGTGTTTATCAGACCGGATCAGTGTCAGCACAAGCAGCAGAACATTAGCTAAAGACTGA